A stretch of Plodia interpunctella isolate USDA-ARS_2022_Savannah chromosome 15, ilPloInte3.2, whole genome shotgun sequence DNA encodes these proteins:
- the U4-U6-60K gene encoding U4/U6 small nuclear ribonucleoprotein Prp4, whose product MSSEDEDAPLPKKSKQIHYGSLEEQEKARLAALAAAAKEGVEDSGGKELGDIQISNEYMELEEEMSRDKKALLEEFERRRKARQLNVSTDDDEVRRSLRQLGEPVCLFGEGPAERRVRLRDLLSYLGEDAIHKKLEEEEARIERDRGREGTWYHEGPPELREARLWIARYSLPKAKERLTKAREELKLAGSVRAAAKQESQRKASAMSIYCSQIGDTRPISFCRFSSDSKMLITSSWSGLVKVWSVPDCTPLQTLQGHTCNVSAANFHPKAELPRHFVDKINTAKEPTEDNIMDTSDASEACAMASCAYDGSVHLWNFVSSSPLASLPGHSARVARVEFHPAGRHLATAVYDHSWRLWDLHTHTEVLHQEGHAKPVYSVAFQGDGSLAATGGLDAFGRVWDIRTGRCVMFLEGHLGAIHGIDWSPAGHQLATAAADNQTKIWDLRRRALLYTIPAHTHLQSDVRYQRSHGHFLLTSSYDRSVKLWSNPAWHPLRTLSGHDNKVMSADISYDNKYIATCSYDRTFKLWAPDLA is encoded by the coding sequence ATGTCTTCTGAAGATGAAGACGCTCCATTACCAAAGAAAAGCAAGCAAATCCATTATGGATCCCTGGAGGAGCAGGAGAAAGCCCGGCTGGCGGCCCTGGCTGCCGCTGCCAAGGAAGGCGTAGAGGATTCTGGTGGCAAAGAATTGGGGGACATACAAATCTCTAATGAATACATGGAGCTTGAAGAAGAGATGTCAAGAGATAAGAAAGCGCTGTTGGAGGAGTTCGAAAGGAGAAGGAAAGCTCGGCAGCTAAATGTCTCCACTGACGATGACGAAGTGCGACGTAGTCTGCGACAGCTCGGTGAacccgtctgtctgttcggaGAGGGCCCAGCGGAGAGGCGCGTGCGGCTCAGGGACTTGCTCAGCTATCTGGGCGAGGATGCCATCCACAAGAAGCTGGAAGAGGAAGAAGCTCGTATAGAAAGGGACAGAGGCCGGGAAGGTACCTGGTACCATGAGGGCCCGCCGGAACTACGCGAAGCGCGGCTCTGGATAGCTAGGTATTCTTTGCCCAAGGCCAAGGAAAGATTAACAAAAGCACGCGAAGAATTGAAGTTAGCTGGCAGCGTCCGCGCGGCCGCGAAACAGGAATCGCAGAGGAAGGCGTCCGCCATGTCGATATACTGCAGCCAGATTGGTGATACTCGACCGATCAGTTTCTGTCGGTTCAGCAGTGATAGTAAAATGCTAATCACTTCTAGTTGGTCGGGCCTAGTGAAAGTATGGTCAGTCCCCGATTGCACACCCCTGCAGACGCTTCAAGGTCATACATGTAACGTCAGTGCCGCTAATTTCCACCCGAAAGCAGAGTTGCCGAGGCATtttgtagacaaaataaatacagcaaAAGAGCCTACTGAGGACAACATAATGGATACGAGCGACGCCAGCGAAGCTTGCGCGATGGCGTCCTGCGCGTACGATGGTTCAGTGCATCTGTGGAACTTTGTCAGCTCGTCCCCACTGGCGTCACTACCGGGGCACTCGGCCCGCGTGGCGCGCGTGGAGTTCCACCCGGCGGGGCGACACCTGGCCACGGCCGTGTACGACCACTCGTGGCGGCTGTGGGACCTGCACACGCACACGGAGGTGCTGCACCAGGAGGGGCACGCCAAGCCCGTGTACAGCGTGGCGTTCCAGGGCGACGGGTCGCTGGCGGCCACGGGCGGCCTGGACGCCTTCGGCCGCGTGTGGGACATCCGCACGGGCCGCTGCGTCATGTTCCTGGAGGGTCATCTGGGCGCCATACATGGCATCGACTGGTCGCCTGCCGGCCATCAGTTGGCTACAGCAGCCGCTGATAACCAAACTAAGATATGGGATTTACGCAGGCGAGCCCTTCTGTACACTATACCGGCGCACACGCATTTGCAGAGTGATGTGAGATACCAACGCAGTCACGGACACTTCTTGCTGACATCATCTTATGACCGCTCAGTGAAGCTGTGGTCCAACCCAGCCTGGCATCCTCTCCGAACATTATCTGGACATGATAACAAAGTGATGAGTGCAGACATATCTTatgacaataaatacatagctACATGCTCATACGACAGGACATTCAAACTTTGGGCTCCTGACTTGGCATAG
- the Dolk gene encoding dolichol kinase yields MESKKSKNVVHSEVIRTDYFSLPKSLKRKYITPFIILDQQIKRNLINGGIKTRPVNSNGLWCCSLLPAILCIYAYFYKVSLLYKIVACVSIGLLVYSCLFILFLSVSCVVLNYDTIHGGCTASTMASVLLLYVFLEQDLAFSILCAFPTLHLYNLLLRFCLLSHPKTFTVGEAMLVSQGISLLTITILIKVFYDIGESDEEMEFINTIVNTVLSTVGLIVTALYLLTDEQRNLGNLIKILLVGFIFTLMILHSIIGVGFLPKILYYIFFDKNRVQIFTFWLSLVVIAVVVLVSRTRLAVKASTVTRKAFHVLASLVFLSGLLLDVNLITLASGIGLALIILIEAIRKSQIEPISGALQSAFDVYSDDKDVGSFAMTPIYLFAALACPLALVPAHAGAPLELLAGVLAIGVGDTAASWLGSNYGFYKWRHDNNRTLEGTAFNIISQIGTVYALQLFELLSTNNMIIRASVAAVASGLVEAHTDQVDNLVLPLVSLLAFQATYVLC; encoded by the exons atggaatcaaaaaaatcaaaaaacgTAGTACATTCTGAAGTAATAAGGACTGATTATTTTTCACTACCAAAAAGtctcaaaagaaaatatataacaccTTTCATAATTCTtgatcaacaaataaaaaggaatttaataaatggaGGAATAAAAACCAG gcCTGTTAACAGCAATGGCTTGTGGTGCTGTAGTCTTCTGCCAGCAATTCTCTGCATATATGCATACTTTTATAAAGTGTCACTGCTGTACAAAATTGTAGCTTGTGTGTCCATTGGCCTCTTAGTGTACTCCTGCCTGTTTATACTGTTCCTGTCCGTGTCATGTGTGGTGCTCAACTATGACACAATACATGGAGGCTGCACTGCCTCTACAATGGCTTCTGTTCTAttattgtatgtgtttttagAACAAG ATCTAGCCTTCTCAATCCTATGCGCGTTCCCCACACTGCACCTCTACAACTTGTTACTACGATTTTGTCTGTTGTCCCACCCAAAGACATTTACAGTGGGCGAAGCGATGCTCGTGTCTCAGGGGATATCCCTGCTCACCATCACAATACTGATCAAAGTGTTCTATGACATCGGAGAGTCTGATGAGGAAATggaatttattaatactattgTCAAT ACAGTGTTGTCAACCGTGGGATTGATTGTTACAGCATTATATTTGCTGACTGACGAGCAAAGGAACCTTGGGAACctgatcaaaattttattagtaggGTTCATATTCACTCTGATGATACTGCATTCCATCATCGGAGTGGGCTTTCTGcctaaaattttgtactatATCTTCTTTGATAAGAACAGG gtACAAATATTCACGTTCTGGCTGTCGCTGGTGGTGATAGCGGTGGTGGTGCTGGTGTCGCGCACGCGGCTGGCGGTGAAGGCGAGTACGGTGACGCGCAAGGCCTTCCACGTGCTGGCCTCGCTGGTGTTCCTGTCGGGCCTCCTCCTGGACGTCAACCTCATCACGTTGGCGTCCGGCATCGGCCTTGCTCTCATCATTTTAATTGAG GCTATCAGGAAATCTCAAATAGAGCCGATATCAGGTGCCCTTCAATCGGCGTTTGATGTGTACAGCGATGACAAG GACGTGGGCTCATTCGCGATGACGCCGATATACCTGTTCGCGGCGCTGGCGTGCCCGCTGGCGCTGGTGCCGGCGCACGCGGGCGCGCCACTGGAGCTGCTGGCCGGCGTGCTGGCCATCGGCGTCGGCGACACCGCCGCCAGCTGGCTGGGCTCCAACTACGGCTTCTACAAGTGGAGGC ATGACAACAACAGAACTTTAGAAGGAACAGCCTTCAACATAATCTCGCAAATAGGGACAGTCTACGCTTTACAATTGTTCG AGCTGCTGTCAACCAACAACATGATAATCCGCGCCAGCGTGGCGGCCGTGGCGTCGGGGCTGGTGGAGGCGCACACGGACCAGGTGGACAACCTCGTGCTGCCGCTCGTGTCGCTGCTGGCCTTCCAGGCCACCTACGTGCTGTGCTGA
- the Sirt6 gene encoding NAD-dependent protein deacetylase Sirt6, protein MSCNYAEGLSPYEHKGILGVPEKFDPIDKFNEKCEILAQLIRDSKHVVVHTGAGISTSAGIPDFRGPNGVWTLEREGKKPAVNVSFADAKPTKTHMILKKLVECKKVHYVVSQNIDGLHLKSGLSRRYLAELHGNMFVDECNLCKRQFVRNRPVETVGKKCSGVPCAAEFTGARPCRGRLYDGVLDWEHSLPDNDLYMAECHSSIADLSLCLGTTLQIIPSGNLPLETAKYGGKLVICNLQPTKHDNKADLVINYYVDEILERVMNILDIDIPTYNECDDLTKCAENTIIDWTIDRKDVLGVEKIFKAKCKGVKKKRSLIKSKRNSSEIISNDNKSKVIKLEVKEEHLGNCSSDGLGLNNEILMLNEVKSEPKCISQEA, encoded by the exons ATGTCTTGCAATTATGCAGAGGGCTTATCCCCCTATGAACATAAGGGCATTCTCGGCGTCCCGGAG aaatttgaTCCCATAGACAAATTCAATGAGAAATGTGAAATCCTAGCTCAGCTTATAAGGGACAGCAAGCATGTTGTAGTCCACACGGGCGCGGGGATCAGCACATCAGCTGGAATCCCTGATTTCAG GGGACCTAATGGTGTATGGACTCTGGAAAGAGAAGGCAAAAAGCCCGCAGTCAATGTGTCATTTGCAGATGCCAAACCGACCAAAACCCACATGATTCTCAAGAAGCTGGTGGAATGCAAGAAAGTGCATTATGTAGTTAGTCAGAACATTGACGGGCTACACTTGAAGTCTGGCTTGTCTAGGAGATATTTGGCTGAACTGCATGGGAACATGTTTGTTGatgaatgtaatttatgtaaaag ACAATTTGTTCGCAATCGGCCAGTGGAGACGGTTGGTAAGAAGTGCAGTGGGGTTCCCTGCGCGGCGGAGTTCACCGGGGCTCGTCCGTGCCGCGGCCGGCTGTACGACGGTGTGCTGGACTGGGAACACAGCCTGCCCGACAACGATCTGTACATGGCAGAGTGCCACTCCAG TATTGCAGATTTAAGCTTATGCTTAGGAACCACACTGCAGATTATACCAAGTGGAAATCTACCTCTAGAGACTGCTAAATATGGCGGGAAACTAGTCATATGCAATTTACAACCAACTAAACAT GACAACAAAGCAGATTTGGTGATCAACTATTATGTTGATGAGATATTAGAGCGGGTTATGAACATATTAGATATTGACATACCAACATACAATGAGTGTGATGATTTGACAAAGTGTGCTGAGAATACTATTATTGACTGGACTATCGACAGGAAAGATGTGCTAGGAGTGGAGAAGATATTCAAGGCTAAATGTAAGGgtgttaaaaagaaaaggaGTTTGATTAAAAGTAAAAGGAATAGTTCAGAAATTATAAGTAATGATAATAAGTCTAAAGTGATCAAACTTGAAGTGAAAGAAGAACATTTGGGAAACTGCTCTAGCGATGGTTTGggtttaaataatgaaattctaATGCTGAATGAAGTGAAAAGTGAACCCAAATGTATTTCACAAGAGGCTTAA